Proteins found in one Planococcus citri chromosome 2, ihPlaCitr1.1, whole genome shotgun sequence genomic segment:
- the LOC135836561 gene encoding zinc finger protein 605-like, producing MQNSTTASPSKRLDRNPENEKLFMCLTCEKIFADITQLRLHKKRMHEIEQPNPEQTKKDLIDSSAKFTCSFCPFTFRRRCDKEKHEQDSHTGSCLYTCSFCWCTFNNLAILRTHINRFHRECHNNLVSTVSKPAVTAKKPADIESERRKMKIRKMNLRRNRKPSSKVLSNISSGYVQKILPKPRKEENAKSSKSSKFENKDILTVEESLAKITTTNVKKPRTKKRLITPGGVEMVYTNELCCSYCPNTFATISSKLRHERFHTGVRPFTCKLCKTTFYWERSMITHKLKCREVSIDTHIWCNYCDFHHKQEVVLEQHYRNFHEVVGDLRLPSSLKLPPPQQQVIRFSCGVCDATFNSKLILNRHVWKNHQKKDHTRKNALKRLEKIVTQTSVNSKSVARQKELKIKNTPKFRQHLDSTVDEDEFSKKRDYVSEEQFYPGRPIKRVSKDLDLRVKSLFEDDEQVSPEEDETPVSFNFCDVNLDSQFEANFPNLRVAVVEDFANVSETLKIEPSQHDPLKIGRTPTRAKKHVEPVVKDYIVIDDDD from the coding sequence atgcagaacaGTACCACTGCATCTCCTTCGAAACGACTTGATCGAAATcctgaaaatgagaaattattcatGTGCCTTACTTGCGAAAAGATATTTGCAGACATCACTCAATTAAGACTTCACAAGAAACGCATGCATGAGATCGAACAGCCTAATCCGGAACAAACTAAGAAAGATTTGATTGACAGTTCTGCTAAATTCACCTGTTCATTTTGCCCATTTACGTTCAGAAGGAGATGCGATAAAGAAAAACACGAGCAAGATTCACACACTGGATCATGCCTGTACACTTGTAGTTTCTGCTGGTGTACGTTCAACAATTTAGCCATACTGAGAACGCATATAAATCGTTTCCATAGAGAGTGCCATAATAATTTGGTTAGCACCGTGTCCAAACCCGCAGTCACAGCGAAAAAACCAGCCGATATCGAATCGGAAAGGCGTAAGATGAAAATACGTAAAATGAACCTACGTAGAAATCGTAAACCTTCGTCTAAAGTTCTGAGTAATATAAGCAGCGGttatgtacaaaaaattttaccgaaaCCCCGAAAAGAAGAGAATGCGAAGAGCTCGAAATCATCCAAGTTTGAGAATAAGGATATTCTTACGGTTGAAGAATCACTCGCTAAAATAACGACTACGAATGTCAAAAAACCACGTACTAAAAAACGTTTAATAACACCAGGTGGTGTAGAAATGGTATACACCAATGAATTATGTTGCTCTTATTGTCCTAATACTTTCGCTACGATCTCGAGTAAATTGCGCCATGAAAGGTTTCACACGGGAGTTCGACCGTTCACCTGTAAACTCTGCAAAACTACTTTTTATTGGGAGAGATCGATGATTACTCATAAACTAAAATGTCGCGAGGTGTCCATAGATACGCACATCTGGTGTAATTATTGTGATTTCCATCATAAACAGGAGGTGGTGCTGGAGCAACATTATAGAAATTTTCACGAAGTAGTAGGAGATTTACGACTACCGAGTTCGCTCAAACTGCCGCCACCGCAGCAGCAAGTGATTCGATTTTCGTGCGGTGTTTGCGATGCTACCTTCAATTCGAAATTGATCTTGAATCGTCATGTGTGGAAAAATCACCAGAAGAAAGATCACACGAGAAAAAACGCTTTGAAAAGATTGGAGAAAATTGTTACCCAAACTAGCGTAAACAGCAAGTCAGTTGCACGTCAAAAAGAACTCAAAATCAAGAACACGCCAAAGTTTAGACAGCATTTAGATTCAACGGTCGATGaagacgaattttcaaaaaaacgtgattACGTTTCGGAAGAACAATTTTACCCAGGTAGACCAATAAAAAGAGTTAGTAAAGATTTGGATTTAAGGGTTAAATCGTTATTCGAAGATGACGAGCAAGTCAGTCCCGAAGAAGACGAAACCCctgtttcatttaatttttgcgACGTTAATTTAGATTCGCAATTCGAGGCGAATTTTCCTAATTTGAGGGTCGCGGTCGTCGAAGACTTCGCGAATGTTAGTGAAACCCTCAAGATAGAACCATCTCAACATGATCCGTTGAAAATTGGACGAACTCCGACTCGTGCGAAAAAACACGTTGAACCTGTTGTGAAAGATTACATTGTAATTGACGATGATGATTGA
- the LOC135836562 gene encoding zinc finger protein 583-like — protein sequence MNPTVNIPKSIVEQSETPKIVGVLYCPMKMYIYSCSLCEKRLHGISMYKNHMKNVHRDSSHFNRVIRTGRGPPKKTYTCVKCKKQLLGSVEYKKHLAGHDCKSFQEAVKCPVCELILQKSNLKEHLRQIHQTSLGKLRPFQCKKCTRLFLRFGNLLIHERNDHKERKQFAPQISGVNSKKEEQTACSKCGKVFSSVNWLRKHEFSAKCQATDSTAVQNSPKCQANNSNAVLNRPECQASNSNVVRKRSKNGAFKCSYCDSRFTAKFNVYRHERKAHGKHISLKKRKRRKREVSTDLESTKKYTEGVNQSNSVPKHHTPGGVKMIYADDLFCSYCPNFFANVYSKQLHEKIHTGEWSYKCKDCEMVFRLPRTCSDHEMKCGDMHDMIWCHFCDYCTKVRTNLELHYQNTHEFDLNEYESFLQKENHSSDALQNDAAGKQSPVFIKEEPDERMDDDDEALWSEFIVIDD from the coding sequence ATGAATCCCACCGTAAATATTCCAAAAAGTATTGTTGAACAAAGCGAAACGCCGAAAATAGTTGGTGTACTATACTGTCCCATGAAAATGTATATTTACTCATGTTCGTTATGTGAAAAAAGACTGCATGGAATATCGATGTACAAAAATCATATGAAGAATGTACATCGAGATTCATCTCATTTCAACCGTGTGATCCGTACCGGACGTGGGCCCCCGAAAAAAACTTACACGTGCGTCAAGTGCAAAAAACAACTGCTCGGTTCAGTCGAATATAAGAAACACTTGGCAGGTCATGACTGTAAGAGCTTTCAAGAAGCTGTCAAGTGCCCCGTATGCGAGTTGATACTTCAGAAGAGCAACCTTAAAGAACATTTGAGACAGATTCATCAAACTTCTCTCGGTAAGCTGCGCCCTTTCCAGTGCAAGAAATGTACTCGACTTTTCTTACGGTTCGGAAATCTACTCATTCACGAGAGGAACGACCACAAAGAACGAAAACAGTTTGCACCGCAAATTTCTGGCGTAAATTCCAAGAAAGAAGAGCAAACTGCTTGTTCAAAGTGTGGAAAAGTATTTTCTTCCGTCAACTGGTTACGAAAACACGAATTCTCCGCAAAATGTCAAGCTACTGACTCGACCGCTGTCCAAAATAGTCCAAAATGTCAAGCTAATAACTCGAACGCTGTACTAAATCGCCCAGAGTGCCAAGCTAGTAACTCCAACGTTGTCCGAAAACGCTCGAAAAATGGAGCCTTCAAATGTTCCTACTGCGATTCGAGATTCACTGCTAAATTTAACGTGTATAGGCACGAAAGAAAAGCCCATGGTAAAcatatttcgttgaaaaaacgtAAACGAAGAAAACGTGAAGTTTCAACAGATTTGGAATCAACCAAAAAGTATACCGAAGGTGTGAACCAATCGAATTCTGTACCTAAGCATCATACTCCTGGTGGCGTGAAAATGATCTACGCTGATGATTTGTTCTGTTCATATTGCCcgaacttttttgcaaatgtgTATTCAAAACAATTACACGAGAAAATCCACACCGGTGAATGGTCATATAAGTGCAAAGATTGTGAAATGGTATTCCGTTTACCGCGTACGTGTTCTGATCACGAAATGAAATGTGGTGATATGCATGACATGATTTGGTGCCACTTTTGCGATTACTGCACCAAAGTGCGAACCAATTTAGAACTGCACTATCAAAATACGCACGAATTTGATTTGAACGAATACGAATCTTTCCTTCAGAAAGAAAATCATTCTTCAGATGCCCTTCAAAATGATGCTGCTGGAAAACAATCGCCGGTCTTTATTAAGGAAGAACCTGATGAGAGAATGGACGACGATGATGAAGCTCTTTGGTCAGAATTCATCGTAATTGACGATTAA